The DNA window TGCTCCTgttgcctctctctctcctaaaaCTATGAGTTTGGTCCGCCCCCCACTCGACGACCAAGACCTGCTAACGAAGAGGAAACGGGTGAGCGAAGAGCTTCGTTAACTTCTTTAAATCGGAGCcatcaaaaggaaaaacaaaatagctgACTAGCTCCTCGATTGGATGGCACTGGATAATGAAACGAATCGTACCCTCTTAGACGATTTATATAATCACTTATATGATTTGTCTGAGGAGCAGGGGAGGATTCCTTCAAATATCTAATCTATTCTTTTTTGCCTTCCCTGAGGCTCACGTTCCAATTACAGTCCTCCTACCAGCCATTTCTTAGCCATTTTTAGTTATCTTGCTTGGAAGTTTTCTTACATCCCCAGTTACAGTCATCAATAATCAGGGCTAGAAGGAAGAAATGGGAACCGAACACCAATCCTCAAGATCTTCAAACCCAGATCTGCAATCATCTCAAGTAGACCCAACTCCAAAACACCGGGTCTCGTCCAGGTTTGCCTGGGTCATGGGTCGACtcaccgggtcgaccgggttttgctGGGTCATTGCATCGGCCGGTCTTTTgacaaacccggaccggtctagccaccgggtcggccgggttcCAGGTCGACCTGCCAAGCcagtccgggtttaataattcTGGTTAAAACCAAGATTCATTCTAATAAAGCCACTTTAAGCCAGAGATGAGACCTGCAAGCAATTTATGAATAAAACACTACCGATCACGGTGGTTGCTAtatgtaataattgtttttattttattttttttaaaaaaaagcgaTAAAGAATAATCTAGTCCACTACTTATTTGTGGTTATCATATCCTAAGATGCTAAAAAGACAAAGCTTCAATAATATCTGTTTGACTAAGAATACTATTAACTAGATAATTTTCAagaatgaattattatttttaatataaaaaatatttagatattgttgatgtgtttttagtagaaaaaaatttaaaactatataagATTGATTTGATATGATCAAATTGACTTGGTAGGTCCAAAGAAAATTAGATGaacgataaaaatataatttaattaaaaaatcaagtatatatgtttttttaagtattgaaaCGACAACATATTAAATCGACTCGGATGAACtcaagttaacctgtcaaatttgttattcaggtcatgagaccctgataaccctataaaaagcaaataagaaaaaaaatattcaactcaAAACTCAATGTtataggataaaattaaaaataaaattcaactaaaaacatAAGTTGAGTCAATCTAGGTTAACCTTCCAAACCCGGGTCAtgagaatgagataaaaaaataaattaaaataaattatgaaattcaattcactATCAACccaattttaaatgataattttttaaaaaaacataaaaatcatccAAGTCAACCAAACAAACTCGCGATCTGATTCATAAGaacaagataacctcatagaattcaaattgaaagaaattataaagtctaattctcattcaatctaatattgaaggataagattgaaaaaaaaatcaacttacaaaacagagaaaaaaatcaagtcaaccaACTTAACATGTTACTCAGGATATAAGACTGTGATAatccaatagaaaacaaataaaaataaattatggatctcaattctcaatcaacccagtattgaaggattaaattgaaaataaaattaaataaaaaaaacaataacgtGAGTCAATatgagttaacatgtcaaactcgggtcatgagatcataataacctcatagaaagaaaataaaaaaattaattatgattatgaagcataattctcaactaaacaaatattaaaagatgaagttgagaaaaaataaatgtaaaaatcaagaaagaaatccCGAGTCGACACGACTaacctgcaaaacttgtgacccgagttataagactgagataactcTGAAATAGCATTTTCAGCTATTGGAATCAACCACATGTGCCTTTCAAAAATAGCGAAGCAGCTAACACTTGCACAACAcgcgtcaattttttttaattcttatttaaatattaaaacactcAAATGAACCCACCCaaccaattaattaaaaaaacaacaacaaaataacacaaataccCTTTAACTTAAGAATTAAATTATCTGACACAAATATCTTTTTACTATGCAACAATATTGAAAATCCAAACACAAAATACTTGTTCTTCCCGCCGGTTAATTTTAGAACACCAAATTATCTAAGGACAGATTATTTAACCTTTAAACACATgataaagagtttttttttttttaaggcaaagaaagagaaaacattGTTCCCGTCTGGTAAATTATATCTGGGctaacaatattttcttcatctcttttaattttgttttttattaatatagtaaTTTTTCCATTGTACGTCTTTTCGACTACATAATTAATATTGGCATTGACTTGGTATTAATCGGAAGAAGAATTAGTAGCAACAGGTTAGTCTCTTACCGCTGAAAAGTCAAGCATTGACTTGGTATTAATGAGAAGAGGAATTAGTAGCAGCAGGTAAGTTTCTTGCCGCTGAAAAGGCACGCgagcgcatatatatatatacacacacatttgTTTCAACCAAAACACAACCTTCACACTTCTCCCTCATCATTTCCTCCCTCCATTTCTTCACCCGCGCCAAAATTCAATGAAGACAATAGTCATGGAGAGAGAACAAGAAGAGATGCAATTTCTTGGGGTCTTTGGCATATACAAAGAAGCCTACAAGATTATCTTCTCATGGAGAAAGATCTTCAGTCAGATAACTCTTGCCTTGATTCTTCCCCTATCGCTCATCTCCCTAGCTCAAATCGAGGTATCCAATGTCCTCTCTGGAAAGGTTATCAATAACAAAGCAGAGTTACTAGGGACAGAAGCTGGCACGAAGAGATACAATAAACTATCCCATCATATCTCCTCGGAATTAGCCTATTTTTGGCTCTTCGAAGTTGCATATCTCATCCTTagtcttattttctctcttctttcaacCGCGGCTGTTGTTTACACCATAGCTAGTATCTATACTGACCGAGAAGTGAGTTTCAAGAAGGTTATGAGTGTTGTCCCCAAGGTTTGGAAGAGGCTGATGGTCACCTTTCTGTCTATCTTTGTAGCTTTTTTCGCATACAGTGTAGTTGCTATCCTGGTTTCTTCGTTGGTGTTGATCAttgcaagttttgtttttatcggATTTCCCTATCTCAAAGTCTTCTATTCGCTTGGGATCGTTCTGTTGGTTCTGTACATCATGGGGGTTGTGTATATGACCATAGTTTGGCAATTGGCTCGCCCCGTGTCTGTGTTGGAGGAGGCTTGTGGGTTTAAAGCCATGACCAAGAGCAGGGCCCTAATCAAAGGTAAGATGTGGACtgctataattatatttttcatgcagAATTTATCTTCTGGAGTAGTATGCATGGCATTCCAGAATCTAGTTGTTCATGGGGTGTCGATGAACAAGGCGACAAGAGTATTATATGGGGTAATTTGCTTATCGTTGtttcttggtttgtttttgtttggacTTGTTATCCAAACAGTGATCTATTTTGTTTGCAAATCGAACCaccatgaaaaaattgaaaagtcaGCTCTGTCGGATCACCTTGATGTTTATCATGAAGAGAATGTGCCATTGAATTCCAAGGATGTCCAGTTTGAGCAATCTTATGTTTGAATTTGTACGAGGTAGAGTAATAATACTTTGATATTGTATCAAAATATGACATTGTTTTCATAAATCAGTGTCATTTGTTTTCATAAATCAGTGTCATTTGTTTTCATAAATCAGTGTCATCTGTAATTCTAATATGTTTATGGTTTTCATCAATCAATGTCATCTGTAATTCTAATTTGTTGAATTAGTGTCATCtgtaattctaaaaaattactacttttcttctcttaatcattatctttatcgattaaTTGctgtaagaaaattaaaagtccTCGGCAACTTTACGTGTTTGACCAAAAGGCCTTGTAGGGCggagaaaattgaaattacaagtgGGCTTGTGCTCTGAAACTTCCAAGTAATAAATCCCACTGTTTCAACAAAATCCCATCATATAGCTTCTGGATCACCATCTCGTTATTCCATGTTGTAAATATATTGTATCGGTGcataatgatatttaatttatcaaaatatgaatatataaattattaaaaaaagcttagaatatttataattttaaatttatacacATGCAAAAGTAAAATTCAAGAGAAACATGCAtgtttttaacacaaatataataaaaaaaatattaacatgtatgctaaacatatattcaaacttgtaattgatataaaaacagttttattatgcatattaataataaaattaatcatgcttaaattaaaataaaaaagagtactTAAttgttgaaacactttaaaatgatgaatattttattgttatcaatgatgaaatcatttatttttaaggttttattgTTCATTACTTGTACACTTAAAATGTTTGCAACATGCCTCTCAAGATTTCAATAACATCACTTTGATTTGGATACACTTTCAAACTGAGGTTTTTGAAACAGAGTGAAATGACTGAATTATCTCTTAACAAAGTGAATCTAaactttcaatatttaaaaagaaaattaaagcataaaaaagagaataaaaacatcaagaatGAGTCGAGTAAGAGttcataaaaatctaaaaaaaaatattgtattaagCTCTTccttcaccttttctttttatagtgaattttgaaagctaaacggttaaagaattaattcacATCATTCAACCTTTAATTAACCACCATGACTCAAGAATTAAATTTGAACATAATGATTataaatctagttttttttagtgaaaaaactattcatgtttatataaaatgcttttaaaaaatactgttAACATTCATTGGTTGGACTAGACAAGCAATAGgctgaaaaaaatagttattcaTGAACCAGATCCATGTCTAAATTTCagttggtaaaaaataatttttttatggcttaaaatattattgtacaATAAAATCAAGCCCAAGTGGGTTTAAACTCAAAACTCACTGTGACTAAGATCTCTCATCTCTTAAAAATTTTGAGTGACTTTTAGAccaattttaactttttcacctatttaatttataaacattagaaaatttttggttttttcaatgcTAGATATAATTCTGTAAAAAGTTTTGGGTCTTACCAAAACATGCCAaccaataattatttaagaCCAATTTCTCATTTATccataattcatttaaaacatgtttgttgttactcatttttggaccccacgtgctggagacggtgtatacctcttttgaactGAGTGTAGGAGTTTAATTCATGTTTGAtggaagattgacaaaagctgagaaataaatattttttcgaaACCCTTTTTGAGCTGTTTTTtgctctctttatccttccACTTTCCTGCCAAAATCGCCAGGTTTCCTTAGATTAatcaggagtcttcataatgctaaatttgttccttctttatctggtctttaaggttggataaatgcctcagaatttgcactaaaaaaaactgGTAATGTTGATGTCGCaatttttttgttccaacttaaGCTCTGATTCTGACGTGATTTCGTatgatatctgaccatcctagctatattttgtcactcatgacatgttgaaaaattgacctacacctttattgggtcctagggatCACTGTTCTTAGGACAGactctcagtcagatttggatgctcggcattgtcagatcaagaaaacttttttgaccaaccagattcTTGTCGGATTCTGTtatctaaaacaattttatctcacttcgaatccttcatcaaagttgtagttcGGGAcatgtagatgaatttgagcttttgaatttcttgatttcgatatcagaagctcaagatattcatgTTTGAAATCTAGCGTGAAAACATAGAATCCTGTCGCGAGAAGGTTTCCAGCCGAGTTTGGTTGCAATTCTGTTATTCAAAAAGAATTTATCTCACCtcgaatccttcatcaaagttgtattcTGAgacacgtagatgaatttgagcttttgaatcgcttgatttcgatatcagaagctcaagatattctcatttgaatatctagtgtgaaagcagGGATTCCTGCCGTAAGAAGGATTTTTGCCCAAGTTTGCAGAGACACAATTGCAAGATGCTTAAAGTTTGAAGACCAATTGCAGGCCAATTTGAATCTTTTTTGGATCAAGGACCAAATGGAAAAGGTGCTAAAATAAGAAAGttgattgaagataaaattagaaagaaattttgccggatgaagaaattgaagaatagAGATTTgatcagaaaaggaaaatagGGGAGCTGATCACGTTTTGCTCTCATTTTTACGATTGTCATTTTGAGAACAACCCCTCCCCTCGCCTGGTTTCTTTCCTGCACGAACCTTCCCGGCTgagttctttccttttttctctgcAAATTCCTGCTGTTTTCCTTTATCATCACGCCTGATTTTTGGAGCTGCAACCATGTTTTTattgcctcatttcaaagggagcagctggTGCTTCATAGTCACagctatggaaggaaagaaaggagttGTACCACCCTTTGATCAATGGAAACTAATTGCTGAAATCAGAATAGAAAtcagaatattttaatttcctttttgtgTTTTACATGCAAAATCATCAGGGATTTGCATCCTAGAATTAGTGCCTTAAATCTTTCCTAAATAAGAGTTGTGATTAGGCTATATAAACCCTTTACTAACCTgaagggaggaggaggaggaggatgaaaaaaagagagaaaaaggacaggaaagaggaaagaaaaaaagagaaaaaaagggagaggaacgaaagaaaaaagaaagcagaaCGCCACTGTCAAAAGCAGAAAAACACAGAGGCAGGGACGTGAACTCAACCAGCATTGCACGTTTTCATCGCCGTCTCCCTCATCATCTCCACAAAGAGCATcagcagaaggaaagaaaaggaacagaGATCATCAACCGGCGTGGCCATCGTTTTCACTGTCCCCAGAAGTAGTGACCACCGGCTGTGCGCAGAAGCTGCAGTACCATTGTCTTCATCCATCTCAGTTaccagagagggagagaaagaaaacacaGAAAACGGGACagaggaggaggaaaaaaaaagcgcAGGAAAAAcgaaaaagagaagagaaaccaTAAACCAGCAGGGACTGCCTTTCggtctttgctttcattttttgcatataaaatcTGCAGAACAGGGAAGAAGAAAGTGCAGAAAACCagtaaagagagagaggaacgaAGATTGCAGAGGTGAAACTCAGAAGAAGAACGCCAACAGAGAATAGGGGGAAAGAGCTGAAGTAGACAGCAGCACTGATGGACTAGCCAGCAAGCCTTCAAACATCACCGTTGTCCTTTCGTTCCCAGGTCTGTTCTCTTCACCTCCCGCACCATgcatttttttgctttgtgtttgcactgttcaagtgaa is part of the Populus trichocarpa isolate Nisqually-1 chromosome 2, P.trichocarpa_v4.1, whole genome shotgun sequence genome and encodes:
- the LOC18109623 gene encoding uncharacterized protein LOC18109623; the protein is MKTIVMEREQEEMQFLGVFGIYKEAYKIIFSWRKIFSQITLALILPLSLISLAQIEVSNVLSGKVINNKAELLGTEAGTKRYNKLSHHISSELAYFWLFEVAYLILSLIFSLLSTAAVVYTIASIYTDREVSFKKVMSVVPKVWKRLMVTFLSIFVAFFAYSVVAILVSSLVLIIASFVFIGFPYLKVFYSLGIVLLVLYIMGVVYMTIVWQLARPVSVLEEACGFKAMTKSRALIKGKMWTAIIIFFMQNLSSGVVCMAFQNLVVHGVSMNKATRVLYGVICLSLFLGLFLFGLVIQTVIYFVCKSNHHEKIEKSALSDHLDVYHEENVPLNSKDVQFEQSYV